The Bacillus carboniphilus genome contains a region encoding:
- a CDS encoding manganese efflux pump MntP translates to MDAFSVGLGMGLIKLKNWQILYIGLIIGFFHLWMPLIGILIGRFLTDTLGSLATYTGGSLLLILGLQMVSSSFSNQETMFYIRKGIGLFFFALSVSLDSFSVGLSLGIFGAKMAVTLMLFAFTSMILTWIGLFLGSKVQGWFGSYSEALGGCILVIFGLKLILMS, encoded by the coding sequence ATGGATGCATTCTCTGTAGGTTTAGGAATGGGTTTAATTAAACTAAAAAATTGGCAAATCCTATATATCGGACTCATTATTGGTTTTTTTCATCTATGGATGCCCTTAATTGGAATTTTAATTGGTCGGTTTTTAACAGATACACTAGGTTCATTGGCTACATATACAGGTGGGAGTTTGCTTTTAATATTAGGCCTACAAATGGTTTCTTCGTCTTTTTCCAATCAAGAAACGATGTTTTATATACGAAAAGGAATCGGTTTATTTTTTTTCGCTTTAAGTGTGAGTTTAGATAGCTTTTCTGTTGGACTAAGTTTGGGGATTTTCGGGGCGAAAATGGCTGTGACGCTTATGTTATTTGCTTTTACTAGTATGATATTAACGTGGATCGGGCTATTTCTTGGCAGTAAGGTTCAAGGATGGTTTGGTTCGTATAGTGAAGCATTAGGAGGGTGTATCCTCGTTATTTTTGGGTTGAAGCTGATACTCATGTCATAG